The Streptomyces sp. NBC_00162 genome window below encodes:
- a CDS encoding HGxxPAAW family protein translates to MAGTDHGHTPAAWTGVTIAFIGFCISGAYMVLANPIGFWAGLVVVAIGGVVGMAMKAAGMGAPKASHKDLAEVIAASKVPAKV, encoded by the coding sequence ATGGCGGGCACAGACCACGGACACACCCCGGCCGCCTGGACCGGTGTCACCATCGCCTTCATCGGCTTCTGCATTTCCGGCGCCTACATGGTGCTCGCGAACCCGATCGGCTTCTGGGCGGGCCTCGTCGTGGTCGCGATCGGTGGCGTCGTCGGCATGGCGATGAAGGCGGCGGGCATGGGTGCGCCGAAGGCCTCCCACAAGGACCTCGCCGAGGTCATCGCAGCCTCCAAGGTCCCCGCCAAGGTCTGA
- a CDS encoding TIGR02234 family membrane protein: MGYVSAVPPPRTDTDAEAPESRSGRRSVAVALLLGTLGSTVVLLASGRVWARGTTALGGDSLALTADGQAVTGLPAALAIVGLAALVAVFAVRGKGRLLVSGLLALSGLGAALTAVFAADGRRALDAEAARTTADAAAQVAGLTQTAWPYVTAAGAALILAAGLLALRFGRSWPAMGGRYERDGSPRTRKPAVVDPDRPEDLWKALDRGEDPTG, encoded by the coding sequence GTGGGGTACGTGAGTGCCGTACCCCCGCCCCGAACCGATACCGACGCCGAGGCCCCCGAGAGCCGCAGCGGCCGCCGCAGCGTGGCCGTCGCCCTGCTGCTCGGCACCCTCGGCTCCACCGTCGTGCTGCTCGCCTCCGGCCGGGTCTGGGCCCGGGGCACCACCGCCCTCGGCGGCGACTCGCTCGCGCTGACCGCGGACGGGCAGGCCGTCACCGGGCTCCCCGCGGCCCTGGCCATCGTCGGCCTCGCCGCCCTGGTCGCCGTCTTCGCCGTACGCGGCAAGGGCCGGCTGCTGGTGTCGGGGCTGCTGGCGCTCAGCGGCCTGGGCGCGGCGCTGACCGCGGTCTTCGCCGCCGACGGCCGCCGGGCCCTGGACGCGGAGGCCGCCCGTACGACGGCGGACGCCGCCGCGCAGGTGGCGGGGCTGACCCAGACCGCGTGGCCGTACGTCACGGCCGCCGGGGCGGCCCTGATCCTGGCCGCCGGACTGCTGGCCCTGCGCTTCGGCCGGAGCTGGCCCGCCATGGGCGGCCGCTACGAGCGCGACGGCAGCCCCCGTACGCGCAAGCCGGCCGTGGTGGATCCGGACCGGCCGGAGGATCTGTGGAAGGCTCTGGACCGCGGCGAGGACCCGACCGGCTGA